A genomic window from Bdellovibrio sp. SKB1291214 includes:
- a CDS encoding SAM-dependent methyltransferase, whose translation MFKLSDRMQAVYDHLIPGEPVWDFCCDHGYLGLSAYRSGQFPEVHFVDQVPHIIEKLKTRFEQKHQKYEKDQRAYFWAQSGESLTHKVSGTVVIIGVGTHTITDILRGIHEKNSGLISRYILSTHNYEDKLDAFLSEFEPFKTAHKLTKFCNVPENGRVRKLLIFDKI comes from the coding sequence ATGTTTAAACTTTCTGATCGTATGCAGGCTGTCTATGACCATTTGATTCCTGGAGAACCCGTATGGGATTTCTGCTGCGATCATGGCTATCTGGGATTGAGTGCATATCGCAGCGGACAGTTCCCAGAAGTTCATTTTGTGGATCAAGTTCCACACATCATTGAAAAATTGAAAACGCGCTTTGAACAAAAGCATCAGAAGTATGAAAAGGATCAACGCGCGTATTTTTGGGCGCAGAGTGGCGAAAGCCTCACTCATAAAGTTTCTGGAACAGTCGTGATCATCGGAGTGGGGACACATACCATCACTGACATCCTGCGTGGAATTCACGAGAAAAATTCGGGGCTTATCAGTCGCTATATACTTAGCACTCACAACTATGAAGACAAATTGGACGCCTTTTTGAGCGAGTTTGAACCTTTCAAAACTGCACATAAACTCACCAAATTCTGTAATGTTCCGGAAAACGGACGAGTACGTAAGTTATTGATATTCGATAAAATTTGA
- a CDS encoding DUF4423 domain-containing protein, which yields MQDQIKNSDFRQFLEDELARRSQNYPRYSLRAFARHLEVDSSFLSKILNGKRTVTMRTIRMFGERLNLPGEQLQQFAEVSREKKMKRKLERLLEKMPSEDREQSTITITVDEARLDEAKEKIKSFRKDLAQWLDAGVTQQGKTYQISVSMFPVSGFGLND from the coding sequence ATGCAAGACCAAATTAAAAACTCAGATTTTCGTCAGTTCCTTGAGGACGAGTTAGCTCGTCGCAGTCAAAATTACCCACGCTATTCTTTGCGTGCGTTCGCAAGACACTTGGAAGTTGATTCTTCATTCTTATCAAAAATTCTTAACGGCAAACGCACCGTAACTATGAGAACTATTCGTATGTTCGGCGAGCGTTTGAATTTACCGGGCGAGCAACTACAACAGTTCGCCGAAGTAAGCCGCGAAAAGAAAATGAAGCGTAAACTTGAGCGTCTTCTTGAAAAGATGCCTAGTGAAGATCGCGAACAATCAACAATCACTATCACCGTTGATGAAGCTCGTTTGGATGAAGCAAAAGAGAAAATCAAATCGTTCCGCAAAGACCTTGCGCAATGGTTGGATGCTGGCGTGACTCAACAGGGTAAAACATACCAAATCTCTGTTTCGATGTTCCCAGTTTCTGGCTTCGGACTTAACGACTAG
- a CDS encoding substrate-binding periplasmic protein, whose translation MKQICVALIAFLLMGASSGHEDERLTFVGFNMPPFYMRPDATGISGAGYEIMQQLCEREKMACRFTILPFSETIQRISDGKFAMGGPMAKTEEREKIFYFSTPVFHTSLAFFGLDKHTKKIHQYEDLKGKKVGVTNPSISMIALNEINDGLGGKIKIVKERDTLIALKMADLGTYQLAYVNADNGRYWVKRYRSKMKEVPHLTKNVDFHFVFSRKTFSEKEFVQIDTQLKKMLEEKVVEKIAVKYGLHAAEAPTDLETKQ comes from the coding sequence ATGAAACAAATCTGCGTCGCCTTAATAGCTTTCCTGTTGATGGGAGCGTCGTCGGGTCATGAAGATGAACGTTTGACGTTCGTGGGTTTCAATATGCCTCCGTTTTATATGCGACCTGATGCCACGGGCATTTCGGGTGCGGGTTATGAGATCATGCAGCAGCTTTGTGAACGAGAAAAAATGGCCTGTCGTTTTACGATTCTTCCGTTTTCTGAAACCATCCAAAGGATTTCCGATGGCAAATTCGCGATGGGCGGGCCTATGGCTAAAACCGAAGAGAGGGAAAAGATCTTCTATTTCTCGACACCGGTGTTCCATACCTCGCTGGCATTTTTCGGCTTAGACAAGCACACCAAAAAGATTCACCAATATGAAGATCTTAAAGGAAAAAAGGTCGGAGTGACCAATCCCTCGATCTCGATGATTGCTCTTAACGAAATCAACGACGGACTTGGCGGAAAAATAAAGATCGTGAAAGAACGGGATACTTTGATCGCGTTGAAGATGGCGGATCTAGGAACTTATCAATTGGCGTATGTGAATGCCGACAATGGTAGATATTGGGTCAAACGTTATCGCAGTAAAATGAAGGAAGTGCCCCATTTAACTAAAAACGTCGACTTTCATTTTGTATTTTCCCGAAAGACTTTTTCTGAAAAAGAATTCGTGCAGATCGATACTCAGCTAAAAAAGATGCTGGAGGAAAAAGTCGTGGAAAAGATAGCCGTTAAATACGGGCTTCATGCGGCCGAAGCGCCAACGGATTTAGAAACGAAGCAATAA
- a CDS encoding iron-containing redox enzyme family protein: MQTKNVNEELKELLKYSKQQIENFPWEDKQAYSAWVSQTYYFARHTTRLLALAGARTEFAAPEFHNRFLTHTTEEKGHDKLLVNDLKTLGSKMEEWPEMPGTCALYQTQYYYIEHQSPMAFFGYILGLEALAAYFGDHVNSRVEKAWGPKAAHFIRVHAEEDIGHTDEALNKIASLPAHHQTTVLQNLKQTLSYYEQMLNECKQQAKVRPSKAA, from the coding sequence ATGCAAACTAAGAACGTAAATGAAGAATTGAAAGAGCTGCTTAAGTATTCAAAACAACAAATCGAAAACTTCCCGTGGGAAGATAAACAAGCATACTCTGCTTGGGTTTCCCAGACATATTACTTTGCTCGTCATACAACTCGTTTGTTGGCTCTTGCAGGGGCGCGCACGGAGTTCGCTGCTCCAGAATTCCACAACCGTTTCTTGACTCATACCACAGAAGAAAAAGGTCATGATAAATTGTTGGTAAATGATTTGAAAACATTGGGCAGCAAAATGGAAGAGTGGCCAGAAATGCCAGGCACATGCGCTCTTTACCAAACTCAGTACTATTACATTGAACATCAATCTCCTATGGCGTTCTTTGGTTATATCTTGGGTCTTGAGGCTTTGGCTGCGTATTTTGGTGATCACGTTAATTCCCGTGTTGAAAAGGCGTGGGGGCCAAAAGCCGCGCACTTCATCCGTGTGCATGCTGAAGAAGACATTGGTCACACCGACGAAGCTTTGAATAAAATTGCTTCTTTGCCAGCACATCATCAAACGACGGTGTTGCAGAACTTGAAACAGACATTGAGCTACTATGAGCAGATGTTGAACGAGTGCAAACAACAAGCAAAAGTTCGCCCCTCTAAAGCAGCTTAA
- a CDS encoding sensor histidine kinase: MSTNTNNTEVLLEENKQQESSPVTNKSTFERKALLILSAVFVAVLVGAWGYAMRVRESVASNSMTTHADPTALIEVERLRNLASSQLDNSRAYFLLGSQTIYDKQKKEKESLMDSLAVFEKEHNLPGVSDVVKRIKDIETKNQEFFDQAVEHREKKTESKIVGQFYQARTSPLRSQLNEAFDDIIHLHQIEIDKAKAEIKDAANQAETQIPFGMTWLTGSLTAIFLGMAFLVLRLVRRQSFQLAQQKRLYEEAKKAVQDRDETLFAISHDLQDSLKMISNTAERMATTPQGLNIVESGEFVKSTVATIEGMIKDIRDQKNMEMNGLTLRMDQLSIDDVLDNARLLMQPLAKQHDVRLQIDSVNPPVLAFYDNERVMRVLANLIGNAIKFSPKGEKVVVKVRSDQKFVNISVIDNGPGIPASQLPNIFENFWQAKKTADKGAGLGLAIVKTIVEAHGGTVQIQSQTGRGTTVTFSLPRRRPVGASLKKPNVTVKHSGATAEWQ; the protein is encoded by the coding sequence ATGAGCACAAACACAAATAACACTGAAGTCTTATTGGAAGAGAACAAACAACAGGAATCGTCGCCAGTTACAAATAAATCGACATTCGAAAGAAAAGCATTGCTAATCCTGTCAGCAGTATTTGTAGCGGTCCTCGTGGGCGCCTGGGGATACGCCATGAGAGTGCGTGAGAGCGTGGCATCAAATAGCATGACGACGCATGCTGACCCAACCGCGCTGATCGAGGTTGAGCGTCTTCGCAACCTTGCTTCGTCGCAGTTGGATAACAGCCGCGCCTATTTCTTGTTGGGTTCACAAACTATTTACGACAAACAAAAGAAAGAAAAAGAATCTTTGATGGATTCTTTGGCTGTCTTTGAAAAAGAACACAACCTGCCAGGTGTTTCCGACGTCGTTAAGCGCATTAAGGACATTGAAACAAAAAACCAAGAATTCTTTGACCAAGCTGTTGAACATCGCGAGAAAAAAACCGAATCAAAAATCGTGGGCCAATTCTATCAAGCTAGAACAAGCCCCCTTCGCTCACAACTTAATGAAGCTTTTGATGATATCATCCATCTTCATCAAATCGAAATTGATAAAGCCAAAGCAGAAATCAAAGATGCTGCAAACCAAGCTGAAACTCAAATTCCTTTCGGTATGACTTGGTTGACAGGCTCTTTAACGGCGATTTTCCTAGGAATGGCATTTTTGGTTCTTCGCTTGGTGCGCAGACAATCCTTCCAATTGGCACAACAAAAACGTTTGTACGAAGAAGCTAAAAAGGCAGTTCAAGATCGCGATGAAACGTTGTTCGCGATTTCACATGATCTGCAAGATTCTTTAAAAATGATCTCGAACACAGCGGAACGCATGGCGACCACTCCGCAAGGTTTAAACATCGTGGAAAGTGGCGAATTTGTGAAAAGCACTGTTGCCACAATCGAAGGAATGATCAAAGACATTCGCGATCAAAAAAATATGGAAATGAATGGTCTGACTTTACGTATGGATCAGCTTTCTATTGATGATGTTTTAGATAATGCCCGCTTGCTCATGCAACCTCTTGCAAAACAACACGACGTTCGTTTGCAAATTGATAGTGTCAATCCTCCCGTACTGGCTTTCTATGACAACGAAAGAGTGATGCGTGTTCTTGCTAACTTGATCGGTAACGCGATTAAGTTCAGTCCAAAAGGCGAAAAAGTTGTCGTGAAGGTACGCAGCGATCAAAAGTTCGTAAACATTTCAGTCATCGACAACGGCCCTGGAATTCCTGCCAGCCAATTGCCAAATATTTTTGAAAACTTCTGGCAAGCTAAGAAGACCGCAGATAAAGGCGCTGGATTAGGTCTGGCGATCGTGAAAACCATCGTTGAAGCCCATGGCGGCACTGTACAAATCCAAAGCCAAACGGGCCGGGGCACGACTGTCACTTTCTCTTTGCCTCGACGTCGTCCGGTGGGAGCTTCACTTAAAAAACCTAATGTGACTGTAAAACACTCTGGCGCAACGGCGGAGTGGCAGTAA
- a CDS encoding helix-turn-helix domain-containing protein — MALSDFIKKKRMGAFLTQQEAAKLLGYSRSQFLSNMERGNRKPPLEVLQKMCEIYKVPEEEMREEYVKQVTQDAHDSAHQKWDNSRAEAKKLSLKAK; from the coding sequence GTGGCATTATCTGATTTTATTAAGAAAAAACGGATGGGGGCATTTCTAACCCAGCAAGAAGCTGCAAAGTTGCTTGGGTACAGTCGTTCCCAATTTTTGTCTAATATGGAGCGGGGAAATCGGAAGCCGCCACTCGAAGTATTACAAAAGATGTGTGAGATCTACAAAGTCCCTGAAGAAGAGATGCGTGAAGAATACGTGAAGCAGGTGACTCAGGATGCGCACGATAGCGCCCATCAAAAATGGGACAACTCTCGCGCCGAAGCTAAAAAGTTGTCCTTAAAAGCAAAATAA
- a CDS encoding PAS domain S-box protein, whose product MKQTESFLVNRVYAEQDLAVYLSDQAGNIHVWNRAAEALFGYSQKEIQNKSERDLFWDKSEDISDGGIRYSWRVTKNADLKFVKESVIEISDPSGPGDQFMKIIEDNSDGLTIWEQCELWISHYAHSPEGMYVVNAKTNKFQFINKAFASMMDEKPENILGSSGNNFNELGHHLGYFPKGNSQAKIAAEVDVNCLHDGAKKPKYFVGRLDRLPNKRTPLSEVEIPLLTASETPEEICRTWFKKYSAMHIGAIIVDAKKNILCINSYLANLLGYESEDLENRSSEEITNESDSSQLASSEAAWKNCTFTFKTKDGNDSKFSAISIYVRNIKKDIAYTVSLCRPIDSMTDHQS is encoded by the coding sequence ATGAAACAGACTGAAAGCTTCCTTGTTAACAGAGTATACGCAGAACAAGACCTCGCGGTTTATCTAAGCGATCAAGCTGGTAACATACATGTCTGGAACCGGGCGGCTGAAGCTCTCTTTGGATATTCACAAAAAGAAATTCAAAACAAATCAGAGCGAGATCTTTTCTGGGATAAAAGCGAAGACATCAGCGACGGTGGCATTCGCTACTCTTGGAGAGTTACAAAAAATGCTGACCTAAAATTCGTCAAAGAATCTGTCATAGAAATTTCCGATCCATCTGGCCCTGGCGATCAGTTTATGAAGATCATCGAGGATAATAGTGATGGCCTGACCATATGGGAACAATGTGAGTTATGGATATCCCATTATGCACATTCACCAGAAGGTATGTACGTCGTAAATGCTAAAACCAATAAATTTCAATTTATCAACAAAGCCTTTGCATCGATGATGGATGAAAAGCCGGAAAATATTTTAGGTTCATCGGGGAACAACTTTAACGAACTAGGGCATCATTTAGGATATTTTCCAAAGGGAAATTCTCAAGCAAAAATAGCTGCCGAAGTGGACGTAAACTGTTTGCATGATGGTGCGAAAAAGCCAAAATACTTTGTAGGTCGCTTAGATCGCCTTCCAAATAAAAGAACGCCATTAAGTGAAGTTGAAATTCCACTGCTGACAGCATCAGAAACACCTGAAGAAATCTGTCGCACTTGGTTTAAGAAATACTCGGCTATGCATATTGGTGCGATCATCGTGGATGCCAAAAAAAATATCCTTTGTATTAACTCTTATTTAGCAAACTTGTTAGGTTATGAGTCTGAGGATCTGGAAAATAGATCGTCCGAAGAAATAACAAATGAATCCGACTCTTCCCAGTTAGCGAGTTCCGAAGCTGCGTGGAAAAACTGCACATTTACTTTCAAAACAAAAGATGGAAATGACTCGAAGTTTTCAGCCATTTCCATCTATGTTCGCAATATCAAAAAGGATATAGCTTATACCGTGTCGCTTTGCCGTCCTATCGATTCCATGACAGATCATCAAAGCTGA
- a CDS encoding response regulator transcription factor: MKFLIIEDDKDIQSLIQHALKDLTNDLDFSTNSQDAINRLASEDYQLIVLDLHLENSDGRDVLRYLSMKNQNLPVVILSASNGIDDRIEGLGLGADDYITKPFSGIELQLRANGLLRRTLRYKEVVEVGHIKLNRLKREVYCDGHKTDFQTREFKVLEFLMSNPDKLISKELLISEVWGLGFSPQTNVVDVMICRVRSKIERQGFPRQLETIRGGGYIFHSFVQKKPLPSELTKKPSYANLASWP, encoded by the coding sequence ATGAAATTTTTAATCATTGAAGACGACAAAGACATACAAAGCCTGATTCAACACGCACTTAAAGATCTAACGAACGACTTAGATTTTTCTACAAATTCACAAGACGCTATCAATAGACTAGCCAGCGAAGATTATCAGTTGATTGTTCTCGACCTCCATTTGGAAAATTCTGATGGAAGAGACGTACTTCGATACTTGAGTATGAAAAATCAAAATCTCCCTGTTGTTATTCTAAGCGCCAGCAACGGCATTGATGATCGTATTGAGGGATTGGGGCTGGGCGCAGATGACTACATCACGAAGCCGTTCTCGGGTATTGAACTTCAACTTCGTGCAAATGGCCTGCTTCGTAGGACTTTGCGCTACAAAGAAGTTGTCGAAGTAGGTCATATAAAACTCAATCGCCTAAAACGAGAGGTTTATTGTGACGGACACAAAACAGACTTCCAAACTCGTGAATTCAAGGTCCTAGAATTCTTAATGAGCAATCCTGACAAACTTATTTCTAAAGAGCTTTTAATTTCAGAAGTGTGGGGACTAGGATTTTCACCACAAACGAACGTGGTTGACGTGATGATTTGCCGGGTTCGTTCCAAGATTGAAAGACAGGGATTTCCAAGGCAATTAGAGACTATCCGAGGCGGAGGCTATATTTTTCACAGCTTTGTTCAAAAAAAACCTCTCCCATCGGAGCTAACCAAGAAACCAAGTTATGCAAACTTGGCCTCTTGGCCCTAA
- a CDS encoding ATP-binding protein, producing the protein MAAVVSTNKKIERLVSVIQSLSAARNLDTIMTLVRSAAREMAQSDGATFVLKDNGFCFYADEDAISPLWKGQRFPLTSCISGWAMLNQKAVIIEDIYKDSRIPIEAYRPTFVKSLAMIPIRRDDPIGAIGIYWGQQHRCTPQELEMIQALADTVSVAMENVNLYNSLNAKVSELEKVNEAKDLFLMTVSHELRTPLNSILGWTEILKDSGSAEDIEKGLDIIDRNAKSQARIVEDLLDSSRIMAGRLRIEKENINLVEVAKNAVATVQADAMKKNIEIHLAAKIDNAQVLGDPLRLTQVFNNLLTNAIKFSEPKSEIVVSIETRGPGVAVRIKDTGVGISTEGQQRLFTRFFQADSTTTRKHGGLGLGLSISKYLIDQHNGQINIYSEGEGKGSTAEFVIPLVEEKSMERNDALNEYTTPQKPLNGVHVLAVDDDPDCLGLVETVLRKSGAHVEKANSVHEALRLSSLFHFDALVSDLSMPEEDGFSLVRKVRAGLTAMEKEIPAVAVTAFNDKDNHDKAISAGFDDFFGKPFSSHQLIHRLEVGAHKPQELKH; encoded by the coding sequence ATGGCAGCCGTCGTTAGCACGAATAAGAAAATCGAGCGCCTGGTAAGTGTCATTCAATCACTCTCCGCCGCCCGCAATCTTGACACTATAATGACCCTTGTGCGGTCAGCAGCTAGAGAAATGGCCCAATCAGACGGCGCCACATTTGTCCTTAAAGATAATGGTTTCTGCTTTTACGCAGACGAAGATGCAATCAGTCCCTTGTGGAAAGGCCAACGTTTTCCCCTCACTTCTTGTATAAGCGGCTGGGCGATGTTGAATCAAAAAGCTGTCATTATTGAAGACATCTATAAAGATTCAAGAATTCCGATCGAAGCCTACCGCCCAACCTTTGTGAAAAGCTTAGCGATGATTCCGATTCGTCGCGATGATCCCATTGGCGCAATAGGAATTTATTGGGGCCAGCAACACCGATGTACCCCTCAAGAGTTAGAGATGATTCAAGCCTTGGCTGACACTGTGTCCGTCGCTATGGAAAATGTAAATCTTTATAACTCTTTAAACGCCAAAGTTAGCGAACTTGAAAAAGTAAACGAAGCTAAAGACCTCTTCCTCATGACAGTTTCCCATGAACTGCGTACTCCGCTTAATTCAATTTTGGGTTGGACCGAAATTTTGAAGGATAGTGGATCTGCGGAAGACATCGAAAAGGGATTAGATATCATCGATAGAAATGCAAAATCCCAAGCGCGCATCGTCGAGGATCTTTTAGATTCTTCGCGCATCATGGCAGGCCGGCTACGTATTGAAAAAGAAAATATCAACTTAGTTGAAGTGGCTAAAAATGCTGTGGCAACTGTTCAAGCTGATGCAATGAAAAAAAATATTGAGATTCATTTAGCAGCTAAAATTGACAATGCCCAAGTATTGGGAGACCCGCTCCGCCTTACCCAAGTGTTCAATAATCTTTTGACCAATGCGATCAAGTTCTCTGAACCAAAAAGTGAAATTGTCGTTTCCATCGAAACCAGGGGCCCTGGCGTTGCCGTTCGTATCAAAGACACAGGTGTTGGCATCAGCACTGAGGGACAACAACGTCTGTTCACGCGATTCTTTCAAGCAGATAGCACAACGACACGCAAACATGGCGGTCTAGGATTAGGGCTCTCAATCAGTAAATATCTTATTGACCAGCATAATGGTCAAATCAACATCTATAGCGAAGGTGAAGGTAAAGGTTCAACAGCTGAATTTGTTATTCCATTAGTAGAGGAGAAAAGTATGGAACGTAATGACGCCCTTAATGAATATACAACTCCACAAAAACCTTTAAATGGAGTTCATGTCCTTGCAGTAGATGATGACCCTGATTGCTTGGGACTGGTCGAAACTGTTTTACGTAAATCCGGAGCTCACGTGGAAAAAGCGAACTCGGTTCATGAGGCCCTTCGCCTATCCTCCTTATTCCACTTCGATGCCTTAGTCAGCGATTTAAGTATGCCAGAGGAAGACGGATTTTCTCTTGTACGTAAGGTCCGCGCCGGACTTACTGCAATGGAAAAAGAAATTCCCGCCGTTGCAGTCACTGCATTCAATGATAAAGACAATCATGATAAAGCGATCTCTGCAGGATTCGATGATTTCTTTGGTAAACCATTTTCCTCGCACCAGCTGATCCATAGATTGGAAGTAGGAGCTCACAAACCTCAAGAACTCAAACACTAA
- the dtd gene encoding D-aminoacyl-tRNA deacylase — translation MKAVIQRVQSASVTVDGKKISSIGPGFLTLLGVAKGDTETQLQKLITKIIGLRVFPDAEGKMNLSLKDIGGEHLLVSQFTLLGDTSKGNRPSFISAESPSLAEPLYQKALELSQSLGVPTQGGIFGADMKIELLNDGPVTLILEV, via the coding sequence ATGAAAGCCGTCATCCAACGAGTCCAGTCGGCCTCCGTCACTGTCGACGGTAAGAAAATCTCTTCCATTGGCCCTGGATTTCTGACTTTGCTTGGTGTTGCTAAAGGTGACACAGAGACTCAGCTACAAAAGTTAATAACCAAAATTATCGGCCTGCGTGTCTTTCCCGATGCCGAGGGAAAAATGAATTTATCCCTGAAGGACATCGGTGGAGAGCATCTCTTGGTGTCTCAATTCACGCTCCTGGGCGATACCTCCAAAGGAAATCGGCCCAGCTTTATCTCAGCAGAGTCGCCCTCTTTGGCGGAGCCTCTATACCAAAAAGCATTAGAGTTAAGCCAATCTCTAGGAGTGCCCACGCAAGGCGGAATCTTTGGAGCCGACATGAAGATTGAACTTCTGAATGACGGCCCCGTTACTCTGATATTAGAGGTTTAA
- a CDS encoding VOC family protein, whose product MIDHTGVAVSDFAKSKEFYAKALAPLGYKMLMELSAAVTKSADVAGFGEPPKADFWINSGIPQKPHVHVAFRAKTKQQVDEFYAAALAAGGKDNGKPGPRPHYHDKYYGAFVLDPDGHNIEAVYHGE is encoded by the coding sequence ATGATTGATCATACAGGTGTTGCCGTTAGTGATTTTGCAAAAAGTAAAGAATTCTACGCAAAGGCTTTGGCGCCACTTGGATATAAAATGTTGATGGAGCTTTCTGCAGCCGTTACAAAAAGCGCCGATGTTGCTGGTTTTGGTGAGCCACCTAAAGCAGATTTTTGGATCAATAGCGGCATTCCCCAAAAACCCCATGTGCATGTTGCATTTCGCGCGAAAACCAAACAGCAAGTCGATGAATTTTACGCAGCTGCATTGGCAGCCGGAGGCAAAGACAATGGAAAGCCCGGACCTCGCCCTCACTATCACGATAAATACTACGGGGCTTTTGTTTTAGATCCGGATGGGCACAATATCGAAGCCGTCTATCACGGTGAATAG